The following proteins are co-located in the Colletotrichum lupini chromosome 4, complete sequence genome:
- a CDS encoding phosphatidylinositol-specific phospholipase C, which produces MSPTSTSTQLPSPLPLSKPPTMPPQSTQFRRTRPSHVQTNIPSNIHLQHLQQQQQQFTVPASAISASSVASSSQQGSPVMSPENAVMTSNSSLQASPEHRGRELVDDQFSAGSWSLPESVISRKTSDNSLGQTLVGSPSAMSEAVSKSNNIIRRLSNRATARFTRRRTSSAAPNSRDGSVGPGMLRRRSDSNNTAPPDLAAYSDSDDEIIDEMDDLRSLIGGLDGALRESSSNSTTASLAGSTSPSNTTAGPVIPFQLLKGTWIRKVSKKNWKKRFILVLEPDAAKISWDKSKGKRLYIDDIKEIRTGSDIRQYRLDYGVPESEEARWFSIMYVVHETSKTKMMHLVADDESTFHNWVTTLEAISKHRQDLMASLMAFNDRAIRDYWLTEMARQSGEKTLSLDVGDIDFEGVQRVCRNLHIHASYQDLSDKFDQATGTGTGRGNRRLNFFEFQKFVGLMKQRDDIRHIYYQIAANPVAGLSLDEFKKFLRDVQGENVEADPTVWETAYNRLARKHAKDSDWTSEGPRMGDAAFAAYLTSTYNLPVIKEPKTYSLDRPLNEYFISSSHNTYLMGRQVAGLSSVEGYISALVRGCRCVEVDCWDGPDGNPTVNHGRTLTTSISFQETMTTINKYAFIATKYPLWISLEVHCNPAQQAEMARIIKETFGARLVTAPLDPSSDKFPSPEQLKERVLIKVKRPQPPPEPTKPAESTGRRRGNSLSSPYPKPVQLDNSIVPSQSLPQSPILSPSHSSRRLVSKSRVNTITEGEVQDALSSSTSDNDSAGERMPPRRSSNKTVKVLGDLGVYCAGLKFGGFDATEAKAYNHIFSFMESSFHKNSRSKEEKRAIQLHNMRYLMRVYPDRTRITSNNFNPIGYWRKGVQMAALNWQTFDLGMQLNQAMFESGTDRSGYVLKPKELREIKLMPPGWEGHHRERQEVTFTIDVISAQQLMRPNGMPNNKTVDPYVEVEVFHSSDKRDKKDTDAEGSLSDTPLMFRTKIKAGNGFNPIFDEKFTFKVTTKFPELIFVRWSVKLSHNGESYNDRQPVATHTAKLNGLKRGYRTLPLFDHNAEQYLFSTLFCRINIDSVQTVLLSNNDDLESTGTSSRSRGVGRVFNTFGTRSNNVSPKSSMEKAT; this is translated from the coding sequence ATGTCTCCCACTTCTACTTCAACTCAGTTGCCCTCACCTCTACCCCTTTCCAAACCTCCCACCATGCCTCCTCAGTCTACTCAGTTTAGGCGCACACGTCCAAGCCATGTACAGACAAACATCCCCTCCAACATTCACCTACAACACCTacaacagcagcaacaacaatTCACAGTACCAGCTTCAGCAATAAGCGCCTCCTCCGTGGCCTCCAGCTCGCAGCAGGGCTCGCCCGTCATGTCCCCAGAGAATGCCGTCATGACGAGCAACAGCTCGCTCCAGGCTTCCCCTGAGCACCGGGGCCGTGAGCTTGTGGACGACCAGTTCTCGGCCGGCTCATGGTCTCTGCCCGAGTCCGTCATCTCAAGGAAGACGAGTGACAACTCGCTCGGACAGACCTTGGTGGGCAGCCCCAGTGCCATGTCAGAGGCCGTCAGCAAAAGCAACAACATCATCCGGCGTCTGTCGAACCGAGCCACGGCAAGGTTCACCCGCCGCAGGACATCTTCCGCTGCCCCAAACAGCCGTGACGGCAGCGTTGGCCCCGGTATGCTCCGCCGGAGGAGTGACAGCAACAACACGGCCCCGCCCGACCTTGCCGCGTATAGCGACTCTGACGATGAAATCATTGATGAGATGGACGATCTCAGGTCGTTGATTGGTGGTCTTGACGGGGCTCTCAGAGAGTCGTCCTCGAATAGCACCACCGCGTCTCTGGCCGGCTCCACCTCGCCTTCCAACACCACCGCCGGCCCCGTCATCCCCTTCCAGCTGCTCAAGGGCACCTGGATTAGGAAGGTCTCCAAGAAGAACTGGAAGAAGCGTTTCATCCTGGTCCTGGAGCCCGACGCCGCCAAGATCTCCTGGGATAAGTCCAAGGGAAAGCGGCTCTACATTGACGACATCAAGGAGATTAGGACCGGTTCCGATATTCGACAGTACCGTCTCGACTATGGCGTGCCGGAGTCCGAAGAGGCCCGCTGGTTCTCCATCATGTACGTCGTGCACGAAACGTCAAAGACCAAGATGATGCACCTGGTCGCCGACGATGAGAGCACCTTCCACAACTGGGTGACTACGCTCGAGGCCATCTCCAAGCACCGACAAGATCTCATGGCGTCCTTGATGGCCTTCAACGACCGAGCCATCCGCGACTACTGGCTCACTGAGATGGCAAGGCAGAGTGGTGAGAAGACGTTGTCTCTCGACGTCGGTGACATTGACTTTGAGGGAGTCCAGCGTGTCTGCCGGAATCTTCACATTCACGCCTCGTACCAGGATTTGTCCGATAAGTTTGACCAGGCGACTGGCACCGGCACCGGCCGCGGGAATCGTCGCCTCAACTTTTTCGAATTCCAAAAGTTTGTCGGTTTGATGAAGCAGCGTGACGACATTCGCCATATCTACTACCAGATCGCGGCTAACCCAGTAGCCGGCCTCAGTCTCGACGAGTTCAAGAAGTTTTTGCGCGACGTCCAGGGAGAAAACGTTGAAGCTGACCCTACGGTCTGGGAGACTGCGTATAACAGACTGGCCCGCAAGCACGCCAAAGATTCCGACTGGACGAGCGAAGGCCCACGAATGGGCGACGCCGCCTTTGCGGCCTATCTTACATCGACCTACAACCTGCCCGTCATTAAGGAGCCCAAGACCTATTCTCTCGACCGTCCGTTGAACGAGTACTTCATCTCCAGCTCTCACAACACCTACCTGATGGGTCGACAAGTCGCTGGTCTCTCGAGCGTCGAAGGCTACATCTCCGCGCTCGTCCGCGGCTGCCGTTGTGTGGAGGTCGACTGCTGGGATGGACCCGATGGCAACCCCACGGTGAACCACGGCCGCACGCTCACCACTTCGATCAGTTTCCAGGAGACCATGACCACGATCAACAAGTACGCCTTTATTGCGACCAAGTACCCTCTCTGGATCTCCCTCGAGGTTCACTGCAACCCGGCGCAACAGGCCGAGATGGCTCGCATCATCAAGGAGACCTTTGGCGCTCGTCTCGTCACCGCCCCCCTGGATCCATCCTCGGACAAGTTCCCgtcgcccgagcagctcaAGGAGCGAGTGCTCATCAAGGTCAAGCGCCCGCAGCCACCCCCGGAGCCCACCAAGCCGGCCGAGTCGACCGGTCGCCGACGCGGTAACAGCCTGAGTTCCCCGTACCCCAAGCCGGTTCAGCTGGATAACAGCATCGTCCCCTCGCAGTCGCTGCCTCAGAGCCCCATTCTGAGCCCGAGCCACTCGTCCCGCCGTCTCGTTAGTAAGAGCCGTGTGAACACCATCACGGAGGGCGAGGTCCAGGACGCCCTGAGCAGCAGCACGAGCGACAACGACAGCGCGGGCGAGCGCATGCCCCCTAGACGGTCATCGAACAAGACGGTCAAGGTGCTGGGAGATTTGGGTGTGTACTGTGCCGGCCTCAAGTTTGGTGGGTTCGACGCCACCGAGGCCAAGGCGTACAACCACATCTTTTCCTTCATGGAGTCGAGCTTCCACAAGAACAGCAGGTCcaaggaggagaagagaGCCATCCAGCTCCACAACATGCGGTACCTCATGCGCGTCTACCCCGACCGCACGCGAATCACGTCCAACAACTTTAACCCGATCGGCTACTGGCGCAAGGGCGTGCAGATGGCCGCACTCAACTGGCAGACGTTCGATCTCGGCATGCAACTCAACCAGGCCATGTTCGAGAGCGGCACCGACCGATCCGGCTACGTCCTGAAGCCCAAGGAGCTGCGCGAGATCAAGTTGATGCCCCCCGGATGGGAGGGCCATCACCGGGAACGCCAGGAAGTCACCTTCACCATTGATGTCATCTCGGCCCAGCAGCTCATGCGCCCCAACGGCATGCCCAATAACAAGACGGTCGACCCGTACGTCGAGGTGGAGGTGTTCCACTCCAGCGACAAGAGGGACAAGAAGGACACAGACGCCGAGGGCTCGCTTTCGGATACGCCCCTCATGTTCCGCACCAAGATCAAGGCGGGCAACGGCTTCAACCCCATCTTCGATGAGAAGTTCACCTTCAAGGTTACGACCAAGTTCCCCGAACTCATCTTTGTTCGCTGGTCGGTCAAACTCTCGCACAACGGCGAGAGCTACAACGACCGCCAGCCCGTGGCGACGCACACGGCCAAGCTCAACGGCCTCAAGCGCGGCTATCGCACCCTGCCCCTGTTTGACCACAACGCCGAACAGTACCTCTTCTCGACGCTCTTCTGCCGCATCAACATCGACTCCGTGCAGACCGTTCTGCTCAGCAACAACGACGACCTGGAATCCACGGGCACCAGCAGCAGGTCCCGTGGCGTCGGACGCGTCTTCAACACGTTTGGCACTCGATCCAACAACGTTAGCCCCAAGTCCAGCATGGAGAAGGCGACGTAG